One window of Oncorhynchus masou masou isolate Uvic2021 chromosome 28, UVic_Omas_1.1, whole genome shotgun sequence genomic DNA carries:
- the usp20 gene encoding ubiquitin carboxyl-terminal hydrolase 20 isoform X2: protein MSDLGDICPHLESIGEVTKEDLLQKSKGTCQLCVAGGPNLWACLQSECPYVGCGESFSDHSTLHAQTKKHSLTVNLTTFRIWCYVCEREVFLEQRPAVVSAMSATHTPHHCKAMDNQDAFHQPVSHHRPLKAVPIAVAEEEGSESEEDDLKPRGLTGMKNIGNSCYMNAALQALSNCPPLTQFFLDCSGLVRTDKKPALCKSYQKLISELWHKKRPSYVVPTSLSQGIKLVNPMFRGYAQQVGASSQQDTQEFLRCLMDQLHEELKEPLAEFGRGGEGDERRDGSDRSPAEDEFLSCDSGASSDRGEGGGLGEAGLLIQDECGVSPRVGGGGTDTGGRSGTGGPISEKERLKEKRVLGSPLHGGSQEMDEDADVDTAAAEKGALERGAEEVEGTPPRPQSPSQSQTQGQMQSSNTPEPDNEASMQQRPQSRPCSPVRTVQELQPKLSSSPPRSSTLRSAGPTYSFKKAQLILGAKKKKQSLYRSVISDIFDGSILSLVQCLTCDRVSTTVETFQDLSLPIPGKEDLAKLHSSIHQNIPAKTGVSLDVYGSQGWITYIMDSIRRFVVSCIPSWFWGPMVTLEDCLAAFFAADELKGDNMYSCEKCRKLRNGVKYCKVLQLPEILCIHLKRFRHEVMYSFKINSHVAFPLEGLDLRPFLAKDSLSQITTYDLLSVICHHGTAGSGHYIAYCQNVINGQWYEFDDQYVTEVHETVVQNAEAYVLFYRKSSEESVRERQKVVALANMKEPSLLQFYISREWLNKFNTFTEPGPISNHTFLCQHGGIPPNKYHYIDDLVVILPQNVWEYLYNSFGGGPAVNHLYVCAICQVEIEALVKRRKVEIDTFIRLNKEFQAEEAPTVILCISMQWFREWENFVKGKDNEPPGPIDNSKIGVMKGGHIQLKQRADYGQISEETWQYLLSIYGGGPETAVRQTVSAPALDTDSLHRERKIEAETRAL, encoded by the exons ATGAGTGACCTGGGGGACATTTGTCCCCACCTGGAATCCATAGGGGAGGTCACCAAGGAGGACCTTCTGCAGAAATCCAAG GGAACCTGCCAGTTATGTGTAGCAGGAGGACCCAACCTCTGGGCTTGTCTTCAG AGCGAGTGTCCATATGTTGGCTGTGGAGAATCCTTTTCAGATCACAGCACCCTACATGCTCAG ACTAAGAAACACAGCCTGACAGTAAACCTGACAACATTCAGGATCTGGTGctatgtgtgtgagagggaggtgTTTCTAGAGCAGAGGCCTGCAGTAGTATCTGCTATGTCTGCCACTCACACTCCCCACCACTGTAAAGCTATGGACAACCAG GATGCATTTCATCAACCAGTGAGTCACCATCGCCCGTTGAAGGCGGTGCCCATCGCGGTGGCAGAAGAAGAGGGGTCAGAGTCGGAGGAGGATGACCTCAAACCCAGAG GTCTGACAGGGATGAAGAATATCGGTAACTCCTGCTACATGAACGCAGCTCTTCAAGCCCTGTCCAACTG TCCTCCTCTCACTCAGTTCTTCCTGGACTGCAGTGGACTGGTGCGGACAGACAAGAAACCTGCGCTGTGCAAGAGCTACCAGAAACTAATCTCTGAGCTCTGGCACAAGAAACG gcCTAGTTACGTGGTCCCCACCAGTTTGTCCCAGGGAATCAAGCTGGTCAACCCTATGTTCCGTGGCTACGCCCAGCAGGTAGGGGCAAGCTCCCAGCAG GATACCCAGGAGTTTCTGCGCTGTCTGATGGACCAGCTCCACGAGGAGCTCAAGGAGCCATTGGCAGAGTTCGGCAGGGGGGGTGAGGGGGACGAGCGGAGGGACGGGAGCGACCGCTCCCCCGCCGAGGACGAGTTCCTCTCCTGCGACTCAGGTGCCAGCAGCGAccggggagaaggaggagggctgggggaggcgGGGCTGCTCATCCAGGACGAGTGCGGGGTGTCCccgagggtgggaggaggggggacAGACACTGGGGGGCGATCAGGGACAGGAGGACCCATCTCGGAGAAAGAGAGGCTGAAGGAGAAGAGGGTTTTGGGCTCGCCCCTCCACGGAGGCTCCCAGGAGATGGACGAGGACGCAGATGTGGATACGGCGGCGGCCGAGAAGGGGGCTCTAGAGAGGGGggcggaggaggtggaggggacacCCCCTAGACCACAGAGCCCCAGTCAGAGTCAAACACAGGGGCAGATGCAGAGCAGCAACACTCCAG AGCCAGACAACGAGGCATCGATGCAGCAGCGCCCCCAGTCTCGCCCCTGCAGCCCTGTCCGTACGGTCCAGGAGCTGCAACCAAAACTCTCCTCCAGCCCCCCTCGCTCTAGCACCCTCCGCTCTGCAGGGCCCACATACTCCTTCAAGAAAG CCCAGCTGATCCTGGGTGCCAAGAAGAAGAAACAGTCTCTCTACCGCAGTGTCATCTCAGACATATTTGACGGCTCCATCCTCAGCCTGGTCCAGTGTCTGACCTGTGACAGG GTTTCGACCACTGTGGAGACCTTCCAGGACCTGTCTCTGCCCATCCCAGGTAAGGAGGACCTTGCCAAGCTACACTCCTCCATCCACCAGAACATCCCAGCCAAGACCGGGGTCTCTCTGGACGTCTACGGGTCCCAGGGCTGGATCACCTACATCATGGACTCCATACGCAG GTTTGTGGTGTCCTGTATCCCCAGCTGGTTTTGGGGCCCCATGGTAACGCTGGAGGACTGTCTCGCTGCCTTCTTTGCTGCTGATGAGCTCAAAG GGGACAACATGTACAGCTGTGAAAAGTGTAGAAA ATTGAGAAATGGTGTTAAATATTGCAAAGTACTTCAGCTACCTGAG ATTCTGTGCATTCACCTGAAGCGTTTTCGTCATGAGGTGATGTACTCCTTCAAGATCAACAGTCACGTGGCCTTCCCATTGGAGGGACTCGACCTCCGACCTTTCCTGGCCAAGGATAGCCTCTCCCAGATCACCACTTACGATCTGCTGTCCGTCATCTGTCACCATGGCACCGCAGGCA gtGGTCACTACATAGCGTACTGTCAGAACGTGATCAACGGTCAGTGGTATGAGTTTGATGACCAGTATGTAACAGAGGTCCATGAGACGGTGGTGCAGAATGCTGAGGCCTATGTGCTCTTCTACAG gaAGAGCAGTGAGGAGTCagtgagggagaggcagaaggtTGTGGCTCTAGCCAACATGAAGGAGCCCAGCCTGCTGCAGTTCTACATCTCCAGAGAGTGGCTCAACAAGTTCAACACCTTCACTGAGCCAGGGCCCATCAGCAACCACACCTTTCTCTGCCAGCACGGAG GGATCCCACCCAACAAGTACCACTATATAGACGACCTGGTGGTTATCCTGCCGCAGAATGTATGGGAGTACCTGTACAACAG tTTTGGAGGAGGCCCAGCAGTGAACCACCTGTACGTGTGTGCTATCTGCCAGGTGGAGATAGAGGCTCTGGTCAAACGCAGAAAGGTGGAAATAGACACCTTTATCAGG TTGAATAAAGAGTTCCAGGCGGAGGAGGCTCCTACAGTCATCCTGTGTATCAGCATGCAGTGGTTCAGGGAGTGGGAGAACTTCGTCAAGGGCAAAGACAACG AACCCCCTGGTCCTATTGACAACAGTAAGATTGGTGTGATGAAAGGGGGACACATACAACTAAAGCAAA GGGCTGACTATGGTCAGATCTCAGAGGAGACGTGGCAGTATCTTCTCAGTATCTACGGTGGAGGGCCTGAGACtgcagtgagacagacagtgtcgGCCCCGGCCCTCGACACAGACAGCctgcacagagagaggaagatcgAGGCAGAGACCAGGGCActctga
- the usp20 gene encoding ubiquitin carboxyl-terminal hydrolase 20 isoform X1, with product MSDLGDICPHLESIGEVTKEDLLQKSKGTCQLCVAGGPNLWACLQSECPYVGCGESFSDHSTLHAQTKKHSLTVNLTTFRIWCYVCEREVFLEQRPAVVSAMSATHTPHHCKAMDNQVRHRTKDAFHQPVSHHRPLKAVPIAVAEEEGSESEEDDLKPRGLTGMKNIGNSCYMNAALQALSNCPPLTQFFLDCSGLVRTDKKPALCKSYQKLISELWHKKRPSYVVPTSLSQGIKLVNPMFRGYAQQVGASSQQDTQEFLRCLMDQLHEELKEPLAEFGRGGEGDERRDGSDRSPAEDEFLSCDSGASSDRGEGGGLGEAGLLIQDECGVSPRVGGGGTDTGGRSGTGGPISEKERLKEKRVLGSPLHGGSQEMDEDADVDTAAAEKGALERGAEEVEGTPPRPQSPSQSQTQGQMQSSNTPEPDNEASMQQRPQSRPCSPVRTVQELQPKLSSSPPRSSTLRSAGPTYSFKKAQLILGAKKKKQSLYRSVISDIFDGSILSLVQCLTCDRVSTTVETFQDLSLPIPGKEDLAKLHSSIHQNIPAKTGVSLDVYGSQGWITYIMDSIRRFVVSCIPSWFWGPMVTLEDCLAAFFAADELKGDNMYSCEKCRKLRNGVKYCKVLQLPEILCIHLKRFRHEVMYSFKINSHVAFPLEGLDLRPFLAKDSLSQITTYDLLSVICHHGTAGSGHYIAYCQNVINGQWYEFDDQYVTEVHETVVQNAEAYVLFYRKSSEESVRERQKVVALANMKEPSLLQFYISREWLNKFNTFTEPGPISNHTFLCQHGGIPPNKYHYIDDLVVILPQNVWEYLYNSFGGGPAVNHLYVCAICQVEIEALVKRRKVEIDTFIRLNKEFQAEEAPTVILCISMQWFREWENFVKGKDNEPPGPIDNSKIGVMKGGHIQLKQRADYGQISEETWQYLLSIYGGGPETAVRQTVSAPALDTDSLHRERKIEAETRAL from the exons ATGAGTGACCTGGGGGACATTTGTCCCCACCTGGAATCCATAGGGGAGGTCACCAAGGAGGACCTTCTGCAGAAATCCAAG GGAACCTGCCAGTTATGTGTAGCAGGAGGACCCAACCTCTGGGCTTGTCTTCAG AGCGAGTGTCCATATGTTGGCTGTGGAGAATCCTTTTCAGATCACAGCACCCTACATGCTCAG ACTAAGAAACACAGCCTGACAGTAAACCTGACAACATTCAGGATCTGGTGctatgtgtgtgagagggaggtgTTTCTAGAGCAGAGGCCTGCAGTAGTATCTGCTATGTCTGCCACTCACACTCCCCACCACTGTAAAGCTATGGACAACCAGGTACGCCATCGCACAAAG GATGCATTTCATCAACCAGTGAGTCACCATCGCCCGTTGAAGGCGGTGCCCATCGCGGTGGCAGAAGAAGAGGGGTCAGAGTCGGAGGAGGATGACCTCAAACCCAGAG GTCTGACAGGGATGAAGAATATCGGTAACTCCTGCTACATGAACGCAGCTCTTCAAGCCCTGTCCAACTG TCCTCCTCTCACTCAGTTCTTCCTGGACTGCAGTGGACTGGTGCGGACAGACAAGAAACCTGCGCTGTGCAAGAGCTACCAGAAACTAATCTCTGAGCTCTGGCACAAGAAACG gcCTAGTTACGTGGTCCCCACCAGTTTGTCCCAGGGAATCAAGCTGGTCAACCCTATGTTCCGTGGCTACGCCCAGCAGGTAGGGGCAAGCTCCCAGCAG GATACCCAGGAGTTTCTGCGCTGTCTGATGGACCAGCTCCACGAGGAGCTCAAGGAGCCATTGGCAGAGTTCGGCAGGGGGGGTGAGGGGGACGAGCGGAGGGACGGGAGCGACCGCTCCCCCGCCGAGGACGAGTTCCTCTCCTGCGACTCAGGTGCCAGCAGCGAccggggagaaggaggagggctgggggaggcgGGGCTGCTCATCCAGGACGAGTGCGGGGTGTCCccgagggtgggaggaggggggacAGACACTGGGGGGCGATCAGGGACAGGAGGACCCATCTCGGAGAAAGAGAGGCTGAAGGAGAAGAGGGTTTTGGGCTCGCCCCTCCACGGAGGCTCCCAGGAGATGGACGAGGACGCAGATGTGGATACGGCGGCGGCCGAGAAGGGGGCTCTAGAGAGGGGggcggaggaggtggaggggacacCCCCTAGACCACAGAGCCCCAGTCAGAGTCAAACACAGGGGCAGATGCAGAGCAGCAACACTCCAG AGCCAGACAACGAGGCATCGATGCAGCAGCGCCCCCAGTCTCGCCCCTGCAGCCCTGTCCGTACGGTCCAGGAGCTGCAACCAAAACTCTCCTCCAGCCCCCCTCGCTCTAGCACCCTCCGCTCTGCAGGGCCCACATACTCCTTCAAGAAAG CCCAGCTGATCCTGGGTGCCAAGAAGAAGAAACAGTCTCTCTACCGCAGTGTCATCTCAGACATATTTGACGGCTCCATCCTCAGCCTGGTCCAGTGTCTGACCTGTGACAGG GTTTCGACCACTGTGGAGACCTTCCAGGACCTGTCTCTGCCCATCCCAGGTAAGGAGGACCTTGCCAAGCTACACTCCTCCATCCACCAGAACATCCCAGCCAAGACCGGGGTCTCTCTGGACGTCTACGGGTCCCAGGGCTGGATCACCTACATCATGGACTCCATACGCAG GTTTGTGGTGTCCTGTATCCCCAGCTGGTTTTGGGGCCCCATGGTAACGCTGGAGGACTGTCTCGCTGCCTTCTTTGCTGCTGATGAGCTCAAAG GGGACAACATGTACAGCTGTGAAAAGTGTAGAAA ATTGAGAAATGGTGTTAAATATTGCAAAGTACTTCAGCTACCTGAG ATTCTGTGCATTCACCTGAAGCGTTTTCGTCATGAGGTGATGTACTCCTTCAAGATCAACAGTCACGTGGCCTTCCCATTGGAGGGACTCGACCTCCGACCTTTCCTGGCCAAGGATAGCCTCTCCCAGATCACCACTTACGATCTGCTGTCCGTCATCTGTCACCATGGCACCGCAGGCA gtGGTCACTACATAGCGTACTGTCAGAACGTGATCAACGGTCAGTGGTATGAGTTTGATGACCAGTATGTAACAGAGGTCCATGAGACGGTGGTGCAGAATGCTGAGGCCTATGTGCTCTTCTACAG gaAGAGCAGTGAGGAGTCagtgagggagaggcagaaggtTGTGGCTCTAGCCAACATGAAGGAGCCCAGCCTGCTGCAGTTCTACATCTCCAGAGAGTGGCTCAACAAGTTCAACACCTTCACTGAGCCAGGGCCCATCAGCAACCACACCTTTCTCTGCCAGCACGGAG GGATCCCACCCAACAAGTACCACTATATAGACGACCTGGTGGTTATCCTGCCGCAGAATGTATGGGAGTACCTGTACAACAG tTTTGGAGGAGGCCCAGCAGTGAACCACCTGTACGTGTGTGCTATCTGCCAGGTGGAGATAGAGGCTCTGGTCAAACGCAGAAAGGTGGAAATAGACACCTTTATCAGG TTGAATAAAGAGTTCCAGGCGGAGGAGGCTCCTACAGTCATCCTGTGTATCAGCATGCAGTGGTTCAGGGAGTGGGAGAACTTCGTCAAGGGCAAAGACAACG AACCCCCTGGTCCTATTGACAACAGTAAGATTGGTGTGATGAAAGGGGGACACATACAACTAAAGCAAA GGGCTGACTATGGTCAGATCTCAGAGGAGACGTGGCAGTATCTTCTCAGTATCTACGGTGGAGGGCCTGAGACtgcagtgagacagacagtgtcgGCCCCGGCCCTCGACACAGACAGCctgcacagagagaggaagatcgAGGCAGAGACCAGGGCActctga